In the genome of Lactuca sativa cultivar Salinas chromosome 3, Lsat_Salinas_v11, whole genome shotgun sequence, the window aaataaaacaccttttatttatcaccatatcgattactcattatttgtcgtttcggttaatcaacttcttacttaaatttctacacttgtcccatgctcctagcatgcacacaatgtttacctatggttattactttgtgaaatagatcacattgaacatatttccaatccttctcatttcacaactccaaatccgttttccataagttaaagaatatcaaattcatgctacttatagaatatgctagattctaacattctatgcagcttatcctttcgtaatgtcactgcaccaaagtcacaaagactattgccaatgatattacaaagtcctctatcgtagattgttacaagacaattccatagacgtgatgtctcttactcaaagtacattctttgaacatccttttgcatagaagtttctaatctagtcatagatttctcaatattcaatttccaatatggacacacttccatatgttccatatgacaactcattcttaatagaatcttatctatttgtaatgatgttgatacggtccatccaatatggaaacattttcatattttccaatactatacttccaactactcacaagcgaccaatcctcgtcgaactttgggttgtcctttgatagttgtttaattgttttagtcaaaaccaattctagtcccttttccctctaaatgcgctagacatttggaaaattttagaatggtcaaacattaaagcatttgcaatcgatcctatacccgaagcgtatgggacacgacgcataatgttttatttgctatgttctcaaaatttgaattgtgaagagggatgccgtaatcataatcgaaattttaagaacacactttgtacctttgactaaattttattaacatttctcaacctaaacctttagatttgaaatgaagcataatattctctcccttaattatagcaaaacaacctttcaactcttacaactttgcaaagtatgactcttgttttctataattaatattgctaaccttgcaatactttccttaataatcatacaatcataacatttatgctcccactatcatgatgattattatgaaacataacacttatgctcccactagcttcgacatgtattcataaacatcttaacttccagaaagacaatacttattgaatttcttaagttcatgtttttaatacttagtgctttgataatcttttatcaaggtttcttgaacttatacacatttgccttcgatagttcatatgtgtgtctaaacaattaagactaattgccaaacctcacaattcaaattatggaaagggataccgtaaccataatcgaattcgagaatgcaattttacaatcactatcttcttaaatctttcttagtgaaagcatttcctcacaatcattttcatgaaggaggaaatcttatgacacttagatttgagcggtgtatgtgttcctatccatgtgagtttgtcaaaaccaaagtttacgacaaattcaaactcttatggatcgaactttcttgatctcgatttcttgcctttatggtagcacagctgcccaccatgtcttccaagtagttaagcagctcatcctttcctatcaatgtacctttcattgattaaggtgctttgccttttatgcgttcaaaatgagaactcatagaactcacatgcataattaactcgattggattggcacagaatcaaaataatgtcaacacgataggttgtaaacctcaacttgtgtgctagtgatgatcgataaggtttatttgatttgttcttgaaacctttcaagacaattaagactcccactgactccttgacatataaggttctcttgtcaataaccatttcttgacaaacaaatattcaagagttagtgtagcttttatcagaacacttcataaattggtcctagttggtctttgtcttatccaagacatcacaaccttccacatttaatgaaagttacaaaccttcttaatacctttcactcaatgtcacaatcttaactttaagacttgttattggaacgaagtatgactgacttgttgatttaaccatttcttcaattcttgattcctcttcttagacatacaattgtactaagactcacttagaggatcaattgagataaggttcttaatcattaagacctatcataaagcataaaaggtactctcccttcttcttagaatggagaaacttttatctctctgcctacttgattcttgttattcgttctgctattgatctaaaccctttaatcaattaaaagttacacttaatcttgtaagtataatcatatttactaaacctttagtaaatcatgacgaatatcattgttactcttatggttgaCTTTGATcgacacacaactttgtgtactcgatctctagtccttcacttgacactttgtcaatgaattagtctaatttccaaatacgaaatttctcattcatcgtgcaaccaagttgcatgattccaaatttctgtccaattgaaacttggacgatgagaaaactctccctatttggtaaattctcgactttccataaataacataataagaaccaaatccattattgctaataatagaaacattttaacatcaatttttcatacacgccattgtaaggataaataaataaaatttaaaatcaaaattattttattgcggaaaaatttgtccttacaatgcaattcattgaaaaacttatgctaatacatctttcttagcaatctaattctaactctaagtagtagctcaagaatctaatcttcgagaaacgcgatcgaaatccattccttcacggttagattctgctcacttcttcccttaagctccctttcttttcttcgatcctacaaaacatcaattgtaatcttattacattatgtattaagaatctagaatagaagcttaaaagagttagtaaatggattttacctatattagagccatacgtttcgactctcctatctcttagatctcttaggtaaatggggcagcttcgtctccaatgcccattctcttggcaataaaagcaaatcgactcttttggaacaggacatggaactacttcagacatcgcctttctcttatgatcaaacttttcgatcatagcatgtctttcgttgccattgtctatatccatagaagtctcgaaggcagattcaccaatcaactttgcttttctattgcgccaaatcattgcagattcagcagcaacaagcatataggtgagatctataaggatcacgtcgtagttcatcatatagtactctcttacgaactcactatatgagttgggaagtgactgaagaacccaatcaacagccatttcctcatagacaacggatcccaacattcttaacttatcaatgtgtgacttcatccctaggacgtgtgcacacacagactttccttctttatgtttacttgccaaaagggcttgagtgatcttgaacttttcaagcctttgaacttgtggtttagggagaataattggaggaggtagaggaagtgaagcatgatttcttattcctcgatcgaatcgtggaatatcatcttcatgtggaatgcttgttccacgggatttaagaagaccatagttgtcgaacttcgacatctacaaaacgggagaaaaacgaattcaagttagttgattgattaagtccttagtaaatcacccaaatgagatactaaggctaggacccaacacaatattctacaactcgggagagggatgccgtaaccctaattgcagaatatttgaaggtaagtgaatgacgattcactaatttccaccatgaaaacgtaaaagaaatttaagttttaaatctatgaaaactcctagatcctttgagattcattgaactttcaatggcatgtttgaatctcgatattcccctcttgtttgtgactgggatgccgaggatcacaaagcgggtgtgaataaccatgcaaacttacatggtgccctcacatgttacagtcacctattcgatgtgccggtaaaccacacacactccaccgaactatgacaaacattgagtcaccctttgctacctttgcttagacccatttagtgtgccggttaaccacacacgctccactaacgtcttcgcaagggcacaaagtgtaatttcatggaattgcatcaattcacttttgcctaagtaactaagattgggaattttatgaaaacatttagttactttagtaattcattatacttataatggaaggtttcgtcctatcctacccgtttggctaacgaccctccactagtcaagagtgcggtgggtaagagtggatacccattcaatcgccattttataggcaatttccttaaacaccccttatagaccagcttcgtgaatgaggcctactaacggtaagactgacttttactcatacatatatataatgttagacttttaatgttatatatagtatagggtgtattttatactttcaaaatactaggtggttaaatttaacaattatacttttaattcaattaaattgttaacctaaacttttatggatttattaaacctcttttaattatactccttaattaattaataaaaccataagggtgtgatttgaactttttcaaaactatactagggttttagaatttaacattcccaattaaacttttaatcaacttttaaattccaaaacttgagggcaagttttgaaacctttttcaaaacattagggtttcaactatttaaatttcaaaacaacaaaacttttggggttcaaatttaaactataaaacctaaagggccaaatatgaagcttttcataacaacaaggttcaaataacaaataattcaaattaacatttaattacataattatccatatttgatgatttcttgcaaaacaatttatcaatttactcaaaataattaaccaattatcttataaggaaacaattatcttattaattgataaatatcttcaattagatcaaaattatagtcaaatatatcatataatcggattaataatgatctaacatgataaggtaactatccataagcaaaaacagcaagaaatcccgaagtaccctccatctgacgagctgattcgtcgagtcaggcttggactcgtcgagtcaccttggactcggcgagttcagctatggactcggcgagtccagcctccaaaacaccaaaaaatgattttttttagatatatcaagcatcaatacaatagaaaccaatcaaggctctgataccactgatgggttttggtcataagacatcctatgtgctcatacaaaccctaatgcttggatctaggtttctctattgtacatgctttgaatccaagactatgaacactaattctagcatatggaaatcaatattaacatataattaggtttaagatattaccttgattgttatgtagcaataacaatcccaattcctccttgaattgactttggaaggcttagagtcacaagtgtcactcctctaatggcttacaaacaccataagcaagtggagaaggtatatagagagaggagggaggttagaattcgtccttaggacctcttgggaagggttacccGAATTCATAAGCCCtatggggtttatataggtgtaaagattagggttttagtccttatccttatctagttgcttgcccaccaagcaaccataagataagtcttagaaacccttatcctagtcgaattctaagggatttacacctcaaattcgttcaccatatatataagataatccttaccttattttgtaactatcacataattacaattcagcccctctagtttaattaattacacttgatcacaaagttaattcttaattaattattgaccaatattaattaaacaaatatgatttctcctttaatatattattcttataacatattaataaatcataataacctctctctctttatttatttctccattcaagttgctttggtgaaggcaacccaaaaggaccatgcaccatcgggtcaagtacataccaaaatagttatggacttagacactaatccaacaggaggCCCAACCCAGGGAGAGGTCCAACCCGGGTTGGTGGGAAAGGGACATGGTGGCGGGGTCCAATAGGCCCAGTTGGGTAGCCAGTTGGGATGAAACATCCAGGGGGACTGAGGTGTACCAGTACCTCGTATGGGGCCTGTTAAGGGGGAGCCGCTAAAGGGGTTATTGGAGCGCTTCTGTCCAGGCCTATGGTTGGGACGCCGTCTGTTGTTATAATTAGGAGAGGCATGTGGCGGTTCAGATGAGACAACGACCATGGCGGTGGGATGGGACATGGATTCACGGGCCGATTAGCGGTGATGTTCCAGTTCAAGCATGCTGCAGGCGGTCTCCCAAGTGGGAAGGATTTGATTGATGTACGAGGTGATGATATCATATTCAGCGGGTAGTCCTCGAACTAGTTGAAGAACAAGCTGTTGATCATTTACCGGACAGTCCACATCATTGAGTTGACTTCCCAATTCTTTGAGCTTTTGACAGTAGGCTTCAAGAGATGACATGGATTTTAGTGTGAGATTGTTGAATTCATGCTCCAAAGCTGCAACCCTAGAGCCCTTGTTGTTGAGAAATATGGCTTTGATTCGAGACCAGGCCTCATAGGCAGTGGACTCGGTGACTAGAACGCGAACCAGTAGATCGTCAGATAATGTTCCATAAATCCATTGCAAAACAATGGCATCAATTTCAGCCCAGGCCTCGTATTCTGTATCTGTTTTGGCCGGGGACTGTGTCCCGTCAGTGTGAGACATGACTTTGTAACCCTTTGCGTGCAGTTGAAAGAGCTTGACCCACGAAGAGTATGATACCTTCGTTCCATCAAGCATGCGGACCTTATGCTGAATGTTGGTCACAGTGTAGACGAGATGGAGGGGCTTGGTAGCAGGTGCAGGTGTGGTGGCCATGGACAACAGGGTACGGGaaaaaaaaacagaaagataGAGGAAGAACAAACCGTGGTTTGAGAGAGACGagagctaggctctgataccataaagGGAATCGTGTTTCCTTGACAGCATAACAGAGTACAACCGATTAAATACAGGAAAGCTAGCTACAAAAGAGGAACATATTTCCCTGTAATTAGGGATAATCACATATTTCTAGGTACTAACCTAAAATAGATAAGCGAATATTAAATACAATTTACAGCTAATAATATACAATTTACAACTAATAATATACACGCTAATAACGTCGTGAATCGGTAATTTTGACAAAATAGAAAAATCATTCTTACATATTATTCCATGGGTCACCACCATTCTTCTTGGGATTATTATGAATATAATTATGGCTCATTTTCTCAACCATGCGATGTGGCGTTTTCATTCCCACATTGTTCTTTATGTTTTGGAGATTTGCACCACATTTGTTGAAGATTGAAGGCTCGATTCCAAATTTTTGTCGGCATATTTGCATATCTAATGTGTTCAAGATCCAAGTTCCTTATTAGAAGAAGTCCGTATTCAAGATGCATAATTTATCCACATATTTGGAGTTTGATCTCGTCACTACTACCCAGGGTAATCTGTTCATTTTTCTCCATTTTATTGCTTTTAAATTATtgtatgcatacaatgagggcattgtatgtaataagtgtggATAGGGGGTCGAAAAAAAATtgctagaaaattaaaaaaattaaaaaatttaaaatctttTAGACATAGATTtgaaacaataatttaaaattaaatctagttataatttaaaaacttaagttgctagtgttatgtgggatgATCTGATGCGAGCCCAAATATTTAATTGAGCCAAcatatgttatagtatatttgtggcttccaATTTCTAATGAAAAGTCATGAGTTATGAAAAGGTAATTTGGTAGTTTATATGGAATAATAAGTTTTGCAGTCTGTACCTGAAATCTATCCTGAAGaacttatgtagtcattgcacttagactaatacctcTAGCTAATAAAGATTGAAGTTAAactcccttgcttaagcatgtaggttttaaGCGAAAAAAGCGAGTTATATAAAAAAGAGAGATAAATTaccaaaaagttgaagaattttagAGCTATCAAGTATGAAAATCAACAGATAAAAATTCTAAAGaatcaaaaattgaagataccaaaataaaaaaggtggtgaattcaaagaaatcaaagatcaaacatcaaagaagtgaagaattccaagagcTTCATTGTGGTATCtaaagttgtaatttctagattatgtatgcttgagTAGCTTTACCAAAAATACGTTGCAGAAATGAGTATCATATAAGCTAAAGGGTGAAGTTTCATAagaattgtgagtatttaggattaggAGTTATTAGGAGTTAGACACAATTATACGCATTGAGGTCTTGGTATAATGAGTGAGTTATTTAGGAtggattgttctatgtgatgCTAGTAAAGAATGTTTAAATTAAAACTAAttagatttgcttgagggcaaacaaagaataagtgtggggtattttgatattgccatatttatacttatttttaggcaatatttaagtacattttaatTACTATTTTGGTTATTTGAATGGAATAATGATACATATAAGGTTAAACTGTATCTTGCAGCCAAATGAAagacattttgaaaaaaaaaggacTAGAAGTGTCAAAGAATGGAACTTTGGAGGATGAAGACTTGAAAGATAGAAAATTCACCAAAAATGCACTCACAACGTGAGTTGGGGACCTTCCAGAAGATAAAAATCTCGAATCAGGAATCCTTGTCAAACATGGATAACTACTAAACTCACGacgtgtaacgcccgcagatccgggctagtcaatttagaggcaataggggtcgaaaacgacttttcgacaaaaagattatttagaataaataatcttaaccaagttgtagaagatgtcacagggtttccgtacatataaagaacgccgaaatccgagttataacgaagaagttatgacccgtcgaagtttcgcgtcggaaccggcacggcgccggaaagcgtaaatagtaaatttatgatagagcgagatttagatttagcgctctaaacgaaagtcgtagaatatgttaaactaagagcttcgataaaaagaacgcccaaatctgacttcgtatgaagaagttacgatttttcgaagtttcggattagcagtgtacagtctgaaattcgaatattagatcgagcgatttttagccgacacaacctaaacgagaattgaagatctcattattagtagcgtaacaataaaaagacaaacgaaaatggacatcggatgaagaagttatgagattataacggaccaatcttgtcccagcctgttaaaaatataactttaaaaataaattcaaaattagccgaaggagtctaaacgaaagttgtagagtgcgtctccacctacgcatggatataaagaacgtcaaaaacggagttcgtatgaacgagtcacaaattataatagcatatttacgtattaaaataaagtataaatcatatatacgtacacatatatatacatatgtatatatcattagaaaggtatcgacgatgcggtcattataagactaatgttgagttctttcgacattagtttagtacaaatatctttaaatctatttaaaatagtattataaaggggtgtttagttgtttatataactataaggtcattaagtaattatggggggtagtttttgtaaattcaattactataaataagaggcttgggctctcatatttcttgcaccattctcttgattcaagagtctttctctccttatcccccgagcatttcggtccctcgtgattcgacttctctttctgtagttttagtatagtaaggtgagcgctgaagcgttgcacgaatctttcttagaaagattcagcgacgaagttctgcccctacagagcccgactcctagctaaaatccccttgtaagtaagttatggttaccctattttaaatatagtttatatttaaaattagtattgttattataaatttataataaatatttgagctattattatgacttatataagtgtcgttataatatctttttaactactcgcggtacggggaatctggtttaaagggccgcatagagttgttggatttcagaagtgctatatgccaaaatggtcctgccctccggtgttttatgtctggcccctgtctgtacatagtggttggaaagtattgtttaaacgcttatataataataataataagactattaattagtcacggtaaatattagactaaaatctagtggtaataatactaggtttcgtcgaaggaaattattttaaagtaaacgaagcgttgtccgagtaccgagtcaccaccttctcaagtgagtgcatagttactttcatcttacacatagatatgaagtattttatataaactacgtgctatgtgtgcacattatctgaatacttgctgtctatgctggttgaacgttttatacatgttttaaaggacttaaactgtatacgtattttatatatacgaaaatgttgggtatgagatgggtagatgaatgatgagagatagaagatgacgtgagtatacattggcagctacagactagtgcctatgggacaaacaccggtagctatggacttagtaccttttagatgttggtagctatggatttagtacctgtaggaattggtagctatggacttagtacctgttgaacattggtagctatggacttagtacctattagataaaaactggtagctatggatttagtacccgatgaatagactatagcagctatggaattagtgctttatgaacgaacattgacagctatggatttagtgccagtcccataaccctggaagtaagggacttcggaataaacgaatgcaggatagatgactcttaggttaaatccttaaagagtaaagaagataatggggatgggtaattgggttgattgtttgattgaacataataattatattattgtgggttgaaaaccctatgtactcaccaggtttcccaacctgacccactcagtttatgtatatcacaggtgacgaagtgaagtgacattacactgagagatttaaaagagatgtagatcactagtgtaaatcattgtaagtctgtttatgcttatgtttcggtattaacgatgacatcccaaacattttaaaatgaaataaatacgtttcttcgaaaatgttttaataacgtatttaccatgtttttctgggaacaaattccgcaacctttttataaaatgaagtactctgatttttataaagcataaacaaaatcggtcttttctggccgtgattttggggatgtcacacgacgTGAGTGTGGATAATtcgaaaattataaataaaacttGATTCTTACGTTTTCGGGAGGTTGGCTGACTGTAGAGAGGATTCAGAAGTCAAATTTCAAAAGAGAGAAAGGCCTGGAAATTAGTTCTAACaccaaagaagaagaagttcATAATCTACTTTGTAGTTTGGTACattaacatgttttttttttattatgaattgtttgtgtttatttgttagaatgtccagctaaatctagtTGTTTCTGTTAGCTAGacgaagctggaactcatggttttattCTATTAATTTAGATTTTTCTTGTTGGTTAATGTCTTGTGTTTGATTGATTATACCTAACATGTTTTGATTTGATAATTAGATTGCTTAAAACTTCTTATTCTGTGTAGTTAGTGACCGTTAATCTGCATGAATTTGAATACCTAGTAACTTAGTGAGCATTagattattagagctaagatcgaATCAATCTTAGTTAAGGAATTG includes:
- the LOC111907318 gene encoding uncharacterized protein LOC111907318 yields the protein MATTPAPATKPLHLVYTVTNIQHKVRMLDGTKVSYSSWVKLFQLHAKGYKVMSHTDGTQSPAKTDTEYEAWAEIDAIVLQWIYGTLSDDLLVRVLVTESTAYEAWSRIKAIFLNNKGSRVAALEHEFNNLTLKSMSSLEAYCQKLKELGSQLNDVDCPVNDQQLVLQLVRGLPAEYDIITSYINQILPTWETACSMLELEHHR